In the genome of Candidatus Omnitrophota bacterium, the window CATCTACGGAGCCTACGGGGCCTGTTGCCGCGCAACAGATCTACAGGTCCCTGGCGGATGCCCAAGGCAATGCCGTGTTCAGGCTTTTGATATGGCGAGATATGTTCGAAGAGTTAAAAGAGCATCCTCTGCGGGGTGTGGGGTTTGGAAAGCCCCAACGTTCGCCGTCGCTTGAGATCATGAATTGGGGGTTTGGTGACTGGAACCGGGATGGATGGATCACGCCGCACAATGTGTATTTGCACATGATCTACCGTCTGGGCATTGTGGGCGCGCTGGTGATCGTAGTCCTGTTCGGCGTGGTATTTTATCTGACCAAAAACTTTATATTATTGCGGTCCAAGGACGGGATACTTTTGGTCAGCATCTTGATTTACTGGCTGATGGCATGCAATTCCCTTGTGATCCTTGAACTGCCTCATTATGCCATCCCTTTCTGGACGCTGATGGGCCTGACATTGGCGTATTGTAACGAACAACGTAAAAATAAGGCCTTAAGGAACACATGATGACCCTGATCCAGCCATCCCGCGGCTGGCGCCACATTGATTTTCGTGAAATTTGGGCCTACCGCGAGCTTTTATATTTTTTCACCTGGCGGGACCTGAAGATCCGCTATAAACAAACCGTCATCGGTGTTTTATGGGCGGTCCTGCAGCCATTTTTAACGATGGTTGTCTTCTCTGTATTTTTTGGCCACTTTGTTAAAGTCCCGTCGGAAGGGGTCCCGTATCCCATCTTTGTTTATTTGGGGCTTCTGCCATGGACATTATTTTCACAGAGCTTATCCAGAGCATCTGAAAGCGTTGTTTCCCATTCAAATCTTATCAAAAAAGTGTATTTTCCGCGGTTGATCATTCCGGTCTCGGCTTCCTTGTCCGCTGTGGTCGATTTTTTCATTTCCCTTGTCATTCTTTTGATCATGATGTTGTTTTATAAGATCGTCCCTGCCGTGGGCATCATTTACCTTCCTTTTTTGGTCATGTTGTGCTTTTTGTGCAGCATTGGAATAGGTTTTTGGCTGGCCGCGATCAATGTTATGTACCGGGACGTCCGCTATGCCATTCCATTTCTGATCCAGTTGGGGATGT includes:
- a CDS encoding ABC transporter permease encodes the protein MMTLIQPSRGWRHIDFREIWAYRELLYFFTWRDLKIRYKQTVIGVLWAVLQPFLTMVVFSVFFGHFVKVPSEGVPYPIFVYLGLLPWTLFSQSLSRASESVVSHSNLIKKVYFPRLIIPVSASLSAVVDFFISLVILLIMMLFYKIVPAVGIIYLPFLVMLCFLCSIGIGFWLAAINVMYRDVRYAIPFLIQLGMYVTPVIYPVSVVPEKFSWIIYLNPMTGIIEGFRASLLGYKAMPVAGIGISFLVTVIFLLSGLFYFRKVERVFADVI